A window of Silurus meridionalis isolate SWU-2019-XX chromosome 4, ASM1480568v1, whole genome shotgun sequence contains these coding sequences:
- the snx7 gene encoding sorting nexin-7 isoform X1, with protein MSGTAVESDPIPEDISGQMLELDEDEDLEVFSKDATFTDGSSFIVSMQTSPGSMVNQYRFDDEDDVAGNKDIFITVDNPESHVTTIETFITYRVLTKTTRSDFDSSEYEVRRRYQDFFWLKSKLEEAHPTLIVHPLPEKFVMKGMVERFTNDFIKTRKKALHRFLNRIADHPILSSSEDFKIFLTAQAWELASHKKQGPGFLSKIGETVRAVAATVRGVKNRPEEFNAIQDYVDNFSLKLNSLDKVTQRIIKEKREYLEDMKDSGPLYTLWSGSEEELVEPLKLMASCLDRCYKETEEQIEHLSNSLLPMLHEYVLCADNLKAVLRRRDNIQAEFEAKNESLATKRTEREADSKVLSLAWDSLVGKDPEEVKQQKQQKLKGEIKEIKEDIEKLEDKLELANNTLKGDWSRWQKNMRSDLRTVFTQTAEKNVEYYEKCLAVWESFLLSQRPEAREVGRDDS; from the exons ATGAGCGGCACTGCTGTCGAAAGCGATCCGATACCGGAAGACATCTCGGGCCAAATGTTGGAGCTGGACGAGGACGAGGACTTGGAAGTTTTCAGTAag GATGCAACCTTCACAGATGGAAGCTCCTTCATTGTATCTATGCAGACATCCCCTGGATCAATGGTCAATCAGTACAGATTTGATGATGAGGACGATGTGGCTGGAAATAAAGACATATTCATCACAGTTGATAATCCTGAGAGTCATGTGACAACCATTGAGACATTTATCACATACAGGGTTTTGACTAAG ACTACTCGTAGTGATTTTGACTCAAGTGAGTATGAAGTCCGCAGGCGCTACCAAGACTTCTTTTGGTTAAAAAGCAAACTGGAGGAGGCTCATCCAACTCTTATTGTCCAC CCTCTACCAGAGAAATTTGTTATGAAGGGAATGGTGGAAAGGTTTACTAATGACTTTATCAAGACAAGGAAAAAAGCACTACACCGGTTTCTTAACAGAATAGCCGACCATCCCATTCTGTCAAGCAGTGAGGATTTCAAGATTTTTCTCACAGCACAAGCCTGG GAGCTAGCATCTCATAAGAAGCAAGGTCCAGGTTTCTTAAGCAAGATAGGAGAGACGGTGCGAGCTGTAGCTGCCACAGTCAGAGGGGTCAAAAATCGGCCAGAGGAATTTAATGCTATACAGGACTATGTGGATAACTTTAGTCTGAAGCTGAACTCGCTGGACAAAGTCACCCAGCGAATCATCAAAGAAAAAAGAG aGTACCTGGAGGATATGAAGGATTCTGGGCCTCTGTACACCCTATGGTCTGGCTCAGAGGAGGAGCTGGTGGAGCCTTTGAAGCTCATGGCAAGTTGCTTGGACAGGTGCTACAAGGAGACTGAAGAGCAGATCGAGCACCTCAGTAACAGCCTCCTCCCGATGCTGCACGAGTATGTGCTCTGCGCTGACAACCTCAAG GCAGTACTGCGGAGACGAGACAACATCCAAGCAGAGTTCGAGGCTAAGAATGAATCTCTTGCCACTAAGAGGAcggaaagagaagca GATTCTAAGGTGCTGAGTTTAGCATGGGACAGCCTGGTGGGCAAAGACCCAGAGGAGGtcaaacagcagaaacaacagAAGCTTAAAGGAGAGATTAAAGAG ATTAAGGAGGACATCGAAAAGCTGGAAGATAAACTGGAACTGGCCAATAACACACTGAAAGGGGACTGGAGCCGTTGGCAGAAGAACATGAGGTCTGACCTGAGAACAGTCTTTACCCAAACAGCAGAGAAGAATGTGGAGTACTATGAAAAG TGTCTGGCAGTGTGGGAGTCGTTCCTGCTGTCTCAGCGACCCGAGGCCAGGGAAGTGGGCAGAGATGACTCCTAA
- the snx7 gene encoding sorting nexin-7 isoform X2 codes for MSGTAVESDPIPEDISGQMLELDEDEDLEVFSKDATFTDGSSFIVSMQTSPGSMVNQYRFDDEDDVAGNKDIFITVDNPESHVTTIETFITYRVLTKTTRSDFDSSEYEVRRRYQDFFWLKSKLEEAHPTLIVHPLPEKFVMKGMVERFTNDFIKTRKKALHRFLNRIADHPILSSSEDFKIFLTAQAWELASHKKQGPGFLSKIGETVRAVAATVRGVKNRPEEFNAIQDYVDNFSLKLNSLDKVTQRIIKEKREYLEDMKDSGPLYTLWSGSEEELVEPLKLMASCLDRCYKETEEQIEHLSNSLLPMLHEYVLCADNLKAVLRRRDNIQAEFEAKNESLATKRTEREAIKEDIEKLEDKLELANNTLKGDWSRWQKNMRSDLRTVFTQTAEKNVEYYEKCLAVWESFLLSQRPEAREVGRDDS; via the exons ATGAGCGGCACTGCTGTCGAAAGCGATCCGATACCGGAAGACATCTCGGGCCAAATGTTGGAGCTGGACGAGGACGAGGACTTGGAAGTTTTCAGTAag GATGCAACCTTCACAGATGGAAGCTCCTTCATTGTATCTATGCAGACATCCCCTGGATCAATGGTCAATCAGTACAGATTTGATGATGAGGACGATGTGGCTGGAAATAAAGACATATTCATCACAGTTGATAATCCTGAGAGTCATGTGACAACCATTGAGACATTTATCACATACAGGGTTTTGACTAAG ACTACTCGTAGTGATTTTGACTCAAGTGAGTATGAAGTCCGCAGGCGCTACCAAGACTTCTTTTGGTTAAAAAGCAAACTGGAGGAGGCTCATCCAACTCTTATTGTCCAC CCTCTACCAGAGAAATTTGTTATGAAGGGAATGGTGGAAAGGTTTACTAATGACTTTATCAAGACAAGGAAAAAAGCACTACACCGGTTTCTTAACAGAATAGCCGACCATCCCATTCTGTCAAGCAGTGAGGATTTCAAGATTTTTCTCACAGCACAAGCCTGG GAGCTAGCATCTCATAAGAAGCAAGGTCCAGGTTTCTTAAGCAAGATAGGAGAGACGGTGCGAGCTGTAGCTGCCACAGTCAGAGGGGTCAAAAATCGGCCAGAGGAATTTAATGCTATACAGGACTATGTGGATAACTTTAGTCTGAAGCTGAACTCGCTGGACAAAGTCACCCAGCGAATCATCAAAGAAAAAAGAG aGTACCTGGAGGATATGAAGGATTCTGGGCCTCTGTACACCCTATGGTCTGGCTCAGAGGAGGAGCTGGTGGAGCCTTTGAAGCTCATGGCAAGTTGCTTGGACAGGTGCTACAAGGAGACTGAAGAGCAGATCGAGCACCTCAGTAACAGCCTCCTCCCGATGCTGCACGAGTATGTGCTCTGCGCTGACAACCTCAAG GCAGTACTGCGGAGACGAGACAACATCCAAGCAGAGTTCGAGGCTAAGAATGAATCTCTTGCCACTAAGAGGAcggaaagagaagca ATTAAGGAGGACATCGAAAAGCTGGAAGATAAACTGGAACTGGCCAATAACACACTGAAAGGGGACTGGAGCCGTTGGCAGAAGAACATGAGGTCTGACCTGAGAACAGTCTTTACCCAAACAGCAGAGAAGAATGTGGAGTACTATGAAAAG TGTCTGGCAGTGTGGGAGTCGTTCCTGCTGTCTCAGCGACCCGAGGCCAGGGAAGTGGGCAGAGATGACTCCTAA